The following is a genomic window from Citrifermentans bemidjiense Bem.
CGAGGCGCTCAAGGAACTCGACCGGGTCTCCTCGCGCTTCGTGATCCAGCAGGGGATCATCGGGCAGATCCGCCGCGCCCCCCTGGGGGTGGTGCTCTGCATGGGGCCCTACAACTTCCCGCTCTACGAGACCTTTACTACTCTCATCCCTTCGCTGGTCATGGGGAATACCATCCTGCTGAAGCCGCCGCGCTTCGGCATCCTCCTTTTCGCGCCGCTTCTGGAGGCCTTCCGCGACTGTTTCCCTCCGGGAGTGGTGAACACGGTGTACGGCGACGGCGAGGAAGTGCTCCCCCCCTTGATGGCGTCGGGGCGTGTCGACGTGCTCGGCTTCATCGGCACCCACAAGGTTGCCGACGCGCTGCGCGCCATCCACCCGCGCCCGCACCGGCTTCGCTGCGTGCTGGGGCTGGACGCGAAGAACCCGGCGATCGTCCTCCCCGATGCGGACCTGAAGCTGGCGGTCGAAGAATGCCTGTCGGGGGCTCTGAGCTTCAACGGGCAGCGCTGCACCGCGCTGAAGATCATCTTCGTGCACAAGAGCATCGCGGGGGATTTCATCAAGGGAATGGCGGCCGGCATAGCCGCTCTCCCCTGCGGGGTTCCCTGGCAGGAAGGGGTGGCGATCACGGCTCTCCCCGAGCCGGAAAAGCCGGAATACCTGGAAGGGCTTCTGACGGATGCCAAGGCGCACGGGGCGCAGGTGGTGAACGAAGGGGGAGGGGCACGCTCCGGTTCCTACTTCTTCCCGGCGCTTTTGTACCCGGTGACACCGGCGATGCGGGTCTACCACGAGGAGCAGTTCGGACCCGTGGTCCCGGTGGTGGTCTACGAGGACATCAAGGAGACCATCGATTACG
Proteins encoded in this region:
- a CDS encoding NADP-dependent glyceraldehyde-3-phosphate dehydrogenase → MKNKIACFSPSHEEIPAPYRIDAPIRQDYYLINGELRRWDGPLQEVVSPVQVKSAGKLENERVGEAPLLSVEAALEALDVAVSAYHNGRGTWPTMSVGERIHCITRFSRCVQEKRDEVVKLLMWEIGKSLKEAQGEFDRAIAYIRDTVEALKELDRVSSRFVIQQGIIGQIRRAPLGVVLCMGPYNFPLYETFTTLIPSLVMGNTILLKPPRFGILLFAPLLEAFRDCFPPGVVNTVYGDGEEVLPPLMASGRVDVLGFIGTHKVADALRAIHPRPHRLRCVLGLDAKNPAIVLPDADLKLAVEECLSGALSFNGQRCTALKIIFVHKSIAGDFIKGMAAGIAALPCGVPWQEGVAITALPEPEKPEYLEGLLTDAKAHGAQVVNEGGGARSGSYFFPALLYPVTPAMRVYHEEQFGPVVPVVVYEDIKETIDYVVNSNYGQQASIFGQDDELLAQLIDALVNQVCRININSKCQRSPDSFPFNGRKNSAEGTQSVADALRVFSIRIVVAARETDANREIITSIVRERKSHFLSTDYML